Proteins from a genomic interval of Campylobacter concisus:
- a CDS encoding multidrug effflux MFS transporter, with product MKKENSKLFLLLFLGALSAFGPFVTDLYLPALPAITEWFKTSVTATQLTITTSMAGLAIGQLIVGPISDKFGRKLPLTISLIVYTISTIFIFFSQNIQFFIFMRIIQGLASAGSLVISRAVVSDLYKGHEMTKFFSLMMVVNGLAPILSPIGGSLLLKFTDWRGIFMALTIIGILLFIANFYFKESLSQSNRLKMPLLVTYSVFGKILRKKKFMLFVSIQTFAMGAMFAYIASSSFIFQEFYSLSPVSYSFCFASNGLGLVIGARLASLLNERKALKTGLFGTLFASIFIAFMLCFKFEVIGVIIAFFLLLLFTGFVLPTASSLAMNEGREYAGSASAILGFCPFFLGGVVSPLVGLGDIFYSTSIVILACTLLALMSFLRLKRVA from the coding sequence ATGAAAAAAGAAAATTCCAAGCTATTTTTATTGCTATTTTTAGGTGCCCTCTCTGCATTTGGACCATTTGTTACAGATCTTTATTTGCCAGCACTTCCGGCTATTACCGAGTGGTTTAAAACAAGTGTCACAGCTACGCAATTAACGATCACGACATCGATGGCAGGCTTAGCCATAGGTCAGCTCATAGTTGGCCCAATAAGTGATAAATTTGGCCGAAAACTGCCCCTTACCATCTCGCTCATCGTCTATACTATAAGCACTATTTTTATATTTTTCTCGCAAAATATCCAGTTTTTTATCTTTATGAGAATTATTCAAGGGCTTGCAAGTGCCGGCAGCTTAGTCATCTCAAGAGCCGTTGTGAGCGACCTTTATAAGGGCCATGAAATGACTAAATTTTTTAGTCTTATGATGGTCGTAAATGGTCTTGCCCCGATACTCTCGCCAATTGGTGGCAGCTTGCTACTTAAATTTACCGACTGGCGCGGCATCTTTATGGCGCTAACCATCATTGGTATTTTGCTTTTTATCGCAAATTTTTATTTCAAAGAGAGCTTAAGCCAGTCAAATCGCTTAAAAATGCCTTTGCTAGTGACTTATAGTGTTTTTGGAAAAATTTTAAGAAAGAAAAAATTTATGCTTTTCGTAAGCATTCAGACATTTGCGATGGGCGCGATGTTTGCCTATATAGCGTCATCTTCGTTTATCTTTCAAGAATTTTATTCTTTAAGTCCAGTAAGCTATAGCTTTTGCTTTGCTTCAAATGGTTTAGGGCTTGTTATAGGAGCAAGGCTTGCTAGTCTTTTAAATGAGAGAAAAGCACTTAAAACCGGGCTTTTTGGCACCTTATTTGCTAGCATTTTTATTGCTTTCATGCTTTGCTTTAAATTTGAAGTGATCGGCGTCATTATCGCATTTTTCTTATTACTTCTTTTTACAGGATTTGTCTTGCCAACTGCTTCATCGCTAGCTATGAACGAAGGCAGAGAATACGCGGGCTCAGCCTCAGCGATACTTGGATTTTGCCCATTTTTCTTAGGCGGTGTCGTCTCTCCGCTAGTTGGGCTTGGCGATATATTTTATTCGACTTCTATTGTTATTTTAGCCTGCACATTACTTGCTTTGATGTCTTTTTTAAGGTTAAAAAGAGTTGCATAA
- a CDS encoding uroporphyrinogen-III synthase, whose amino-acid sequence MHKIYLISNTKTTDESVINLSVSKIEFLKFELNLSDYDVLVATSKNAFNALKFNGISPINLPVFAIANSCASAAREFGFSEIYTGKNAHGDDFAKEILPLLKGKNVLYLKGKDSASNFLEILQNGGVNIKAIIAYENVLNPCKMELKPPKNSILIFASPLNVKNFLSNFGWDESYQAISIGKVTAKELKFTEPIVSQSQDINACIALAKTLL is encoded by the coding sequence TTGCATAAAATTTATCTTATTTCAAATACAAAAACGACTGATGAGAGCGTTATAAATTTAAGTGTTAGCAAGATCGAGTTTTTAAAATTTGAATTAAATTTAAGTGACTATGACGTACTGGTAGCTACTTCTAAAAATGCTTTTAATGCATTAAAATTTAATGGCATTTCGCCTATAAATTTGCCAGTCTTTGCCATTGCAAATAGTTGTGCGTCGGCCGCAAGAGAGTTTGGATTTAGTGAAATTTATACCGGAAAGAACGCTCACGGAGACGACTTTGCAAAGGAAATTTTGCCACTTTTAAAAGGTAAAAATGTTCTTTATCTAAAGGGTAAAGATAGTGCTTCAAATTTCTTAGAAATTTTGCAAAATGGCGGCGTAAATATAAAAGCGATCATCGCCTATGAAAATGTCTTAAATCCTTGCAAAATGGAGCTAAAACCACCAAAAAATAGTATCTTGATCTTCGCTTCTCCGCTAAATGTCAAAAATTTTCTTAGTAATTTTGGCTGGGATGAGAGCTATCAAGCGATAAGCATTGGAAAGGTCACTGCAAAAGAGCTAAAATTTACCGAGCCAATAGTGAGCCAAAGTCAAGATATAAACGCTTGTATCGCGCTTGCCAAAACATTACTTTAA
- the purD gene encoding phosphoribosylamine--glycine ligase, which yields MNILIIGSGGREYAIALKLKNEKNINLYFAPGNGATSRLGENLKIKDFYELAKFAKQNDIALTIVGPEAPLSEGVVDIFKKEGLLIFGPSKAAARLEASKAYMKDFLARNNIKTARYLNTDDKEKAFKFIDTLSAPMVVKADGLCAGKGVIIANSKEEAKEAVSDMLSGASFGEAGKFVVVEEFLDGFELSFFAICDGENFVSLPVAQDHKRLLDNDEGPNTGGMGAYAPSPLASKELIKRVEEEIVKPTLKGMKNEGSPFCGVLFVGLMIVKNEPYVLEFNVRFGDPECEVLMPLIDGDLSEILLNAAKGELKPIRLKDEFVVGVVMASKNYPYKSSPKAKISVLNDVKDAHIAYAGVSEQGGEIYADGGRVLVCVATAKSIKEARDRAYELCENVKFDGAHYRKDIAWQALK from the coding sequence ATGAATATTCTCATAATAGGAAGTGGCGGCCGCGAATACGCCATTGCTCTAAAACTAAAAAACGAAAAAAATATAAATTTATACTTTGCGCCGGGAAATGGTGCAACCTCACGCCTTGGTGAGAATTTGAAGATAAAAGACTTTTATGAGCTTGCAAAATTTGCTAAACAAAATGATATTGCTCTAACTATCGTGGGCCCTGAAGCACCGCTTAGTGAAGGTGTAGTGGATATCTTTAAAAAAGAGGGCTTGCTTATATTTGGACCAAGCAAAGCAGCTGCTAGACTTGAAGCTAGCAAAGCCTACATGAAGGACTTTTTGGCTAGAAATAACATAAAAACCGCAAGATATTTAAATACAGATGATAAAGAAAAAGCATTTAAATTTATTGATACCCTAAGCGCGCCGATGGTCGTAAAGGCCGATGGCCTTTGTGCTGGCAAAGGCGTTATAATCGCAAATTCTAAAGAGGAGGCCAAAGAGGCAGTTAGCGACATGTTAAGTGGAGCTAGCTTTGGCGAGGCTGGTAAATTTGTGGTAGTTGAAGAGTTTTTGGATGGCTTTGAGCTAAGTTTTTTTGCCATTTGCGACGGAGAAAATTTTGTAAGCTTGCCAGTAGCTCAAGATCATAAACGTCTGCTTGATAATGACGAAGGTCCAAATACTGGTGGCATGGGTGCTTATGCTCCAAGTCCGCTTGCTTCAAAAGAACTTATAAAAAGGGTCGAAGAAGAGATTGTAAAGCCAACTTTAAAAGGGATGAAAAACGAGGGCAGTCCATTTTGTGGAGTGCTTTTTGTGGGACTGATGATTGTGAAAAATGAGCCTTATGTGCTTGAGTTTAACGTGAGATTTGGCGATCCAGAGTGCGAGGTCTTGATGCCGTTAATAGACGGGGATCTGAGTGAAATTTTACTAAACGCTGCAAAAGGTGAGCTAAAGCCCATAAGATTAAAAGATGAATTTGTAGTTGGCGTTGTGATGGCTAGTAAGAACTATCCGTATAAAAGTAGTCCAAAAGCTAAAATTTCAGTTTTAAATGATGTAAAAGATGCTCACATTGCTTATGCTGGTGTTAGCGAGCAAGGCGGAGAAATTTATGCAGATGGTGGCAGAGTATTAGTCTGCGTGGCCACTGCGAAGAGTATAAAAGAGGCACGTGATAGAGCTTATGAGCTTTGCGAAAATGTAAAATTTGACGGAGCACATTATAGAAAAGATATTGCCTGGCAGGCATTAAAATGA
- a CDS encoding RDD family protein — protein MSMQIVEKLEKEEISLAPFSKRVLAYSIDECIVSFLFLIIYWDAFLSVMSYDEARNLTLNFFWQIVALKIIYHTFFVWYYGASLGQMLTKTMCINVEILDRPNFISSLVRAIFRLVSEACFYLGFAWAFANPARQTWQDKIAKTVVINA, from the coding sequence ATGAGTATGCAGATAGTTGAAAAACTTGAAAAAGAAGAAATTTCGCTAGCGCCATTTTCAAAAAGAGTGCTAGCTTACTCAATTGATGAATGTATTGTTTCTTTTTTGTTTTTGATCATTTACTGGGATGCCTTTTTGTCGGTTATGAGCTATGATGAAGCCAGAAATTTGACTTTAAATTTCTTTTGGCAAATAGTCGCACTAAAGATTATTTATCATACATTTTTTGTTTGGTATTATGGCGCGAGTCTTGGGCAAATGCTAACAAAGACGATGTGCATTAATGTAGAAATTTTAGATAGACCAAATTTTATTTCAAGCTTGGTAAGAGCGATTTTTAGGTTGGTTAGTGAAGCTTGTTTTTATCTTGGTTTTGCATGGGCATTTGCAAATCCAGCTAGGCAGACTTGGCAAGACAAAATAGCAAAAACAGTGGTGATAAATGCGTAA
- a CDS encoding LPS-assembly protein LptD has translation MRKILFLVPVCILNLSAAVQDVQLLADDVKQDKGIVTANKNVVVYSQDYLVTADCAVYDQNNSIIELFGNVNMMKGKSEVSRSNYAKLNLKNNDTAFESLFMMNKDMEVWMRSDESSSDSEYYRVKKAIVSSCNVQDPDWSITSSSAMLNKQSKFLHLFNPVFRIANVPVFYLPYFGFSTDTTRRTGLLPPELGYGKSEGFYYKQPIYFAPYNEWDFELDPQIRTNRGAGIYGAFRFTESPDSRGEISFGSFTDKNSYQAKQKGETSNKAELKNKTHKGIGLKYERDKLIRYLSEADLQEGIWIDATKLNDIDYLNLKGRDDDYDSLVTSKFNYFIANDDHYFGAYAKYYIDTEKIGSKNENKDTLQELPSLQYHKFTDDIVLPNILYSLDLQSHRYDRKIGVRATQYEFTLPASVHAPLLDDSLTFSFYEYLYASRINYENKINSFDDKREDKHTNFVNNYHKFALHTDLAKAYESFYHTLNFGAEYLLPGYRKGNLDDEFIYDKNLNEYENFLTQEQSKEEISGYLTQYFFNSNGRKIIKHSISQGYYTKEDEYSNLKNAIYLYPFENLSLYNKLEYSHKSKELKKIQSGFSYTNDLFWLNMLHTMKKNDSKIKNSATKDSYFTSSLGVKLPHQYSLIGGWQYDIERSYTKSWRVGVLHQRKCWNYGIIYQQDVEPTTTINGSASTRKNGIYFTINFYPMGGLHYDFSQSSTKSSAN, from the coding sequence ATGCGTAAAATTTTATTTTTAGTTCCGGTTTGTATTTTAAATCTAAGTGCAGCTGTGCAAGATGTACAGCTTTTGGCCGATGATGTAAAGCAAGATAAAGGCATCGTCACGGCTAATAAAAATGTTGTTGTATATTCACAAGATTATCTTGTGACAGCTGATTGTGCTGTGTATGATCAAAATAATTCGATTATCGAGCTTTTTGGAAATGTCAACATGATGAAAGGAAAGAGCGAAGTCTCTCGCTCAAACTATGCAAAGTTAAATTTAAAAAATAATGACACTGCTTTTGAATCGCTTTTTATGATGAATAAAGACATGGAAGTATGGATGAGAAGCGATGAAAGCAGCTCTGACAGTGAGTACTATAGAGTAAAAAAAGCGATAGTTTCAAGTTGTAATGTCCAAGATCCTGACTGGAGTATCACCTCAAGCTCAGCTATGCTAAATAAACAAAGCAAATTTTTACATCTTTTTAACCCAGTCTTTCGTATAGCTAATGTGCCAGTTTTTTATTTGCCATATTTTGGTTTTTCAACAGATACCACAAGAAGAACAGGCCTTTTGCCGCCTGAGCTTGGATACGGAAAATCTGAAGGCTTTTATTACAAACAGCCGATTTATTTTGCACCTTATAATGAGTGGGACTTCGAGCTTGATCCGCAGATAAGAACAAACAGAGGTGCTGGAATTTATGGTGCGTTTAGATTTACTGAGTCGCCTGATTCAAGGGGTGAAATAAGCTTTGGCTCATTTACTGATAAAAACAGCTACCAAGCCAAGCAAAAAGGAGAGACCTCAAATAAGGCTGAACTAAAAAATAAAACACATAAAGGTATTGGACTAAAATACGAAAGAGATAAGCTTATAAGATACCTTAGTGAGGCGGATTTGCAAGAGGGAATTTGGATAGACGCAACGAAGCTAAATGATATAGATTATTTAAATTTAAAGGGCAGAGATGATGATTATGATTCGCTTGTAACTTCTAAATTTAACTATTTCATCGCAAATGACGATCATTATTTTGGTGCTTATGCAAAATACTACATAGATACTGAAAAAATTGGCTCAAAAAATGAGAACAAAGACACGCTTCAAGAGCTTCCATCGCTTCAGTATCATAAATTTACAGATGATATTGTCTTGCCAAATATCTTATATTCACTCGATCTTCAGTCACATAGATATGATAGAAAAATAGGCGTTAGAGCGACTCAGTATGAATTTACGCTCCCAGCTTCAGTGCATGCGCCACTGCTTGATGATAGTTTAACGTTTTCATTTTACGAGTACCTATACGCTTCAAGAATAAATTACGAGAATAAGATAAATTCATTTGATGATAAAAGAGAAGATAAGCATACAAATTTTGTAAATAATTACCATAAATTTGCCCTTCACACTGACCTTGCAAAAGCGTATGAAAGCTTTTATCACACTCTAAATTTTGGAGCTGAATACCTACTACCAGGCTATAGAAAAGGAAATTTAGATGATGAGTTTATCTATGATAAAAATCTAAATGAGTATGAAAATTTCTTGACTCAAGAGCAGAGTAAGGAAGAAATTTCTGGTTATTTGACTCAGTATTTCTTTAACTCTAATGGTAGAAAGATTATAAAACATAGTATTTCTCAAGGATATTACACAAAAGAAGATGAATATTCGAATTTAAAAAATGCTATCTATCTATATCCATTTGAAAATTTAAGCCTTTATAATAAGCTTGAGTATTCACACAAGAGCAAAGAGCTTAAAAAGATACAAAGTGGATTTTCATACACAAATGATTTATTTTGGCTAAATATGCTTCACACTATGAAGAAAAATGATAGCAAAATAAAAAATAGCGCAACAAAAGATAGCTATTTTACAAGTAGTCTTGGAGTAAAATTACCTCATCAATATAGTCTTATTGGTGGCTGGCAATATGATATCGAGCGAAGCTACACAAAAAGCTGGAGAGTTGGTGTGCTTCATCAAAGAAAATGCTGGAATTACGGGATAATTTATCAACAAGATGTCGAGCCAACAACAACAATAAACGGCTCAGCATCAACCAGAAAAAATGGTATTTATTTTACGATAAATTTCTATCCAATGGGCGGTTTGCACTATGACTTTTCGCAAAGTAGCACAAAATCGAGTGCCAACTAA
- a CDS encoding sodium:proton antiporter, whose protein sequence is MITAKFKDQLEAASKLIEILPKKELVDKKTIVVCMSLESVILTDAVCRSLNLSYEMLFSEPIPAPNNSECDVAIVSETEDIVLNDKLIKAFNISYDYIYGEAHRKYEEKILKNVYKYRKGNLIGELKDKNILLIDEGCETGMTALICIKTLLDVKVKSISYATPVIATDVFINLNDMVDEIYTINKIVDFIDVDSYYEKKIEATSERIMSILEESPYYLPLQKQQGDKNNAI, encoded by the coding sequence ATGATAACGGCTAAATTTAAGGATCAATTAGAAGCAGCTAGCAAGCTAATTGAAATTTTGCCAAAAAAAGAGCTCGTAGATAAAAAGACGATAGTCGTTTGTATGTCACTTGAGTCAGTTATACTCACAGATGCAGTTTGTAGAAGTTTAAATTTAAGCTACGAGATGCTCTTTAGCGAGCCAATACCTGCGCCAAACAACAGTGAGTGTGACGTTGCAATAGTCAGTGAAACCGAAGATATAGTTTTAAATGATAAACTTATAAAAGCTTTTAATATAAGCTATGACTATATTTACGGCGAAGCACATAGAAAATATGAAGAGAAAATTTTAAAAAACGTTTATAAATACCGAAAAGGAAATTTGATAGGAGAGCTAAAAGATAAAAATATTTTACTAATCGATGAGGGGTGCGAGACTGGTATGACGGCACTCATTTGCATAAAGACGTTACTTGATGTGAAGGTAAAATCCATCTCATACGCAACGCCAGTGATTGCTACTGATGTCTTTATAAATTTAAATGATATGGTTGATGAAATTTACACGATAAACAAGATCGTTGATTTTATCGATGTGGATTCGTATTACGAGAAAAAGATCGAAGCTACGAGTGAGCGTATCATGTCAATATTAGAAGAGAGCCCTTATTATTTGCCGTTACAAAAACAACAAGGAGATAAAAATAATGCAATATAG
- a CDS encoding polyribonucleotide nucleotidyltransferase, whose translation MQYSIEVNNQVEIFDLNKVAKQASGAVLLRVKNTVVLATVAREDTQVEEDFLPLTVQYIEKAYAAGKIPGGYVKRETKPGDFETLTARIIDRSLRPLFPKGYAYPTQIVVMVLSADPEVDLQVVSLNAASVALYLSDIPVNRPVCGVRVGYIDEKFVINPSNSELKQSAIDLYVAGTKDELLMIEMRSLPQQTTQLIPMVAIEPMIDPSLSDSMAQKQLMNEFSEDMMVEAIDFAGKAILRASSAYEEAFKEHKKEDAALELKPEIENENIAIYIDKFYKAEVKNAINQMAKSERASELSKIAKQISSDEVAQKEGWDEAVITNVLGKYKKKIVREQIINEGVRADGRGLEEVRPISIETNVLPNAHGSCLFTRGQTQALVVTTLGTDSDAQMYDILTEKVPFVEKFMFNYNFPGFSVGEASPLKAPGRRELGHGNLAKRALAPSIDLASPYTIRVVSEILESNGSSSMASVCGGSLALRAAGVNTLKLVAGVAMGLIFEGDKHAVLTDIMGLEDHDGDMDFKVAGTSDGITALQMDIKLGGISLEVLKEALYQAKRGREHILSLMAEADKNIEINEDVLPKLELFSVDPSKIVDIIGQAGKTIKEIIEKFEVSIDLDREKGEVKIAGGAKKNVDAAKDYIISITSKDNGRSFGKKPFKHDKERSKPNFNIGDEFLGTVKSVVDFGVFIELKDGIDGLLHISKIKTPLNVGDQIKVCVSEQKGNKISLSLVE comes from the coding sequence ATGCAATATAGTATAGAAGTCAATAATCAGGTTGAAATTTTTGACCTTAATAAAGTAGCAAAACAAGCTAGCGGAGCAGTGCTTTTAAGGGTGAAAAATACCGTCGTTTTAGCAACTGTTGCAAGAGAAGACACACAAGTTGAGGAGGATTTTTTACCTTTAACGGTGCAATACATTGAAAAAGCTTACGCTGCTGGAAAAATTCCTGGTGGATATGTTAAGCGTGAGACAAAGCCAGGCGACTTTGAAACGCTAACAGCTCGCATCATCGATAGATCTCTTAGACCGCTCTTTCCAAAAGGTTACGCATATCCAACTCAAATCGTTGTAATGGTGCTTTCAGCTGATCCTGAAGTTGATTTGCAAGTTGTGAGCCTAAATGCAGCCTCTGTTGCACTATATCTTAGCGACATACCTGTAAATCGCCCAGTTTGTGGCGTGAGAGTTGGTTATATAGATGAAAAATTTGTGATCAACCCAAGCAACTCTGAACTAAAACAAAGCGCGATCGATCTATACGTGGCTGGAACAAAAGATGAGCTTTTGATGATCGAGATGAGAAGCTTGCCTCAGCAAACTACGCAGCTTATCCCGATGGTCGCGATCGAGCCGATGATAGATCCAAGCTTAAGTGATAGCATGGCTCAAAAACAGCTGATGAATGAATTTAGCGAAGATATGATGGTTGAGGCGATTGATTTTGCTGGTAAGGCGATATTAAGGGCTAGCAGTGCTTACGAAGAAGCTTTCAAAGAGCATAAAAAAGAGGACGCTGCGCTTGAGTTAAAACCTGAAATAGAAAATGAAAATATCGCTATTTATATCGATAAATTTTATAAAGCAGAGGTTAAAAACGCGATCAATCAAATGGCAAAAAGCGAGCGTGCGAGCGAACTTAGCAAGATCGCGAAACAAATTTCAAGCGATGAGGTCGCTCAAAAAGAGGGCTGGGACGAGGCTGTCATCACAAATGTCCTTGGCAAATATAAAAAGAAAATCGTTAGAGAGCAGATAATAAATGAAGGCGTAAGAGCTGATGGACGTGGTCTTGAAGAGGTTAGGCCTATTAGTATCGAAACAAATGTGCTTCCAAATGCACATGGCTCATGCCTCTTTACAAGAGGACAGACACAAGCCCTAGTTGTCACTACTCTTGGCACTGACAGCGACGCTCAAATGTATGACATCCTCACTGAAAAAGTACCTTTTGTAGAGAAATTTATGTTTAACTACAACTTCCCGGGCTTTAGCGTAGGTGAGGCAAGCCCACTAAAAGCTCCTGGTAGACGCGAGCTTGGACATGGAAATTTGGCCAAACGTGCCCTTGCGCCAAGCATTGATCTAGCATCACCATACACAATAAGAGTCGTTTCAGAAATTTTAGAGAGCAACGGCTCAAGTTCGATGGCTAGCGTTTGTGGTGGCTCTCTTGCACTTAGGGCAGCTGGCGTAAATACTTTAAAACTTGTCGCAGGTGTCGCTATGGGATTAATATTTGAAGGCGATAAACACGCAGTACTAACAGATATCATGGGGCTTGAAGATCATGACGGTGATATGGACTTTAAAGTAGCAGGTACAAGCGATGGTATCACAGCACTTCAGATGGATATTAAGCTTGGTGGCATTAGCTTAGAAGTGCTAAAAGAGGCACTTTATCAAGCAAAACGTGGTAGAGAGCATATCTTATCTTTGATGGCAGAAGCGGATAAAAATATAGAAATAAATGAAGATGTGCTTCCAAAGCTTGAACTATTTAGTGTCGATCCAAGCAAGATCGTAGACATCATCGGACAAGCTGGCAAGACTATAAAAGAGATCATTGAAAAATTTGAAGTCTCAATCGATCTTGATAGAGAAAAAGGTGAAGTTAAAATCGCAGGTGGAGCAAAGAAAAATGTTGATGCTGCAAAAGATTACATCATCTCTATCACTTCAAAAGACAATGGACGTTCATTTGGCAAAAAGCCGTTTAAACACGACAAAGAACGTTCAAAACCAAATTTTAATATCGGTGATGAGTTTTTGGGAACTGTAAAGAGTGTGGTTGATTTTGGTGTGTTTATCGAGCTAAAAGATGGCATTGATGGCTTGCTTCATATCTCAAAGATAAAAACTCCATTAAATGTAGGCGACCAGATCAAAGTATGTGTGAGCGAGCAAAAAGGAAATAAAATTTCGCTCTCTTTAGTCGAATAA
- a CDS encoding universal stress protein, producing the protein MKYKKLLFPIGAGDDIEPRIYGALKVAQWFNTHMEIMTCQLDPSVVYNMKMTLRGGVLFEEFLKSAKSELAVEHEENEKIFNKICAELGIKVTSEIIEDVCTANFTIHSGKRSAIVEQESKFCDLVVAAVPLDGKITGTFESAVLKSGKNAIVIPRKMREFKADNILVSWTGTTQSSRALTGSIDLLKKAKNVQCITSKASLGDNAELNLKKLEEYFKIHGISATFEVIATTMIPGEALLKAAIDRNADLIVASRYGENGLMEMVLGGTSRFFLEHTNIPVYL; encoded by the coding sequence ATGAAATACAAAAAGTTGCTTTTTCCAATAGGAGCTGGAGACGATATCGAGCCAAGAATTTATGGTGCCCTAAAGGTTGCTCAGTGGTTTAACACACATATGGAAATTATGACTTGCCAGCTTGACCCAAGCGTAGTTTATAATATGAAAATGACGCTTCGTGGAGGAGTGCTTTTTGAGGAATTTCTAAAATCAGCTAAATCTGAACTAGCTGTCGAGCATGAAGAGAATGAGAAAATTTTCAATAAAATTTGTGCTGAGCTTGGCATAAAAGTAACTAGTGAAATCATTGAAGATGTTTGCACTGCAAATTTTACGATTCACAGTGGTAAAAGAAGTGCGATAGTGGAGCAAGAGAGTAAATTTTGCGATCTAGTAGTGGCTGCCGTGCCACTTGATGGAAAGATCACTGGTACATTTGAGTCAGCTGTTTTAAAAAGCGGTAAAAATGCGATTGTAATACCTAGAAAAATGCGTGAGTTTAAAGCCGATAATATCCTTGTTAGCTGGACTGGTACGACGCAAAGCTCAAGGGCATTAACAGGCTCGATCGATCTTTTAAAAAAGGCAAAAAATGTTCAGTGCATTACCTCAAAAGCAAGCCTTGGCGATAATGCCGAACTAAATCTTAAAAAGCTTGAAGAGTACTTCAAAATTCATGGCATATCAGCCACTTTTGAAGTGATCGCTACCACGATGATACCTGGTGAAGCGCTTTTAAAAGCAGCTATTGATAGAAATGCTGATCTAATCGTTGCTAGCAGATATGGTGAAAATGGTCTTATGGAAATGGTGCTTGGTGGCACTTCAAGATTTTTCTTAGAACACACAAATATCCCAGTTTATCTATAA